One segment of Bradyrhizobium sp. WD16 DNA contains the following:
- a CDS encoding gamma-glutamyltransferase family protein: MTLYSSGHRRGVVAAPHAVTVEAGRHVLAEGGNAVEAMVAMAASIAAVYPHMNHVGGDGFWLLRERSGRVRALMGAGPAGSRATRELYREHGHDAIPPRGPLAALTVPAAVGAWKLALDAARALGGRMPLDVLLASAIRSARDGYTVTRSQADLTRTKLDELKDVPGFAAAFLTTEGKVPEAGTTQRQSALAATLEHLVSAGLDDFYRGDVGREIAADLERIGSPVTRADLETYRAYVAEPLSVGIGAGTLYNAPPPTQGLASLIILALFDRLRVAKAEGFDHVHGIVEATKRAFRVRDRFVTDPRRLPTPLDRFLSPAFLDSEFKQIDRARAAVWPQVWGEGDTIWMGAADGDGNVVSYIQSIFWEFGSGCVLPKTGVLMQNRGASFSLDPKATNPLSPGRMPFHTLNPALAVLKDGRVMAYGTMGGDGQPQTQAMVFSRHVLFGQPLEEALDRPRWLLGRTWGSSHTNLRLEGRFDGNVIDRLLSARHDVEVLPEAYSDTMGHAGAVVLHPSGLIEGGHDPRADGGAAGL; the protein is encoded by the coding sequence ATGACCCTCTACTCCAGCGGACATCGCCGCGGCGTCGTCGCCGCCCCTCATGCCGTGACCGTCGAGGCCGGGCGCCACGTCCTCGCCGAGGGAGGCAATGCGGTCGAGGCGATGGTGGCGATGGCCGCCTCCATCGCTGCAGTCTATCCGCACATGAATCATGTCGGCGGCGACGGCTTCTGGCTGCTGCGCGAGCGCTCCGGCCGGGTGCGGGCACTGATGGGAGCCGGGCCCGCCGGCAGCCGCGCCACGCGGGAGCTCTATCGCGAGCACGGCCATGACGCGATCCCGCCGCGCGGGCCGCTCGCCGCACTCACCGTGCCGGCGGCGGTCGGTGCCTGGAAGCTGGCGCTCGATGCCGCCAGGGCGCTGGGCGGCAGGATGCCGCTCGACGTGCTGCTGGCGAGCGCGATCCGCAGCGCCCGCGACGGCTACACCGTCACCCGCAGCCAGGCCGATCTGACGCGTACCAAGCTCGACGAGCTGAAGGATGTGCCGGGCTTCGCCGCGGCCTTTCTCACTACTGAGGGCAAGGTGCCCGAGGCCGGCACCACCCAGCGGCAGAGCGCGCTCGCGGCAACATTGGAGCATCTCGTCTCCGCCGGGCTCGACGACTTCTATCGCGGCGACGTCGGCCGCGAGATCGCCGCCGATCTTGAGCGGATCGGCAGCCCGGTGACCCGCGCCGATCTCGAGACCTATCGGGCCTATGTCGCCGAGCCGCTCTCCGTCGGCATCGGTGCCGGCACGCTCTACAACGCGCCGCCGCCGACCCAGGGCCTTGCCTCGCTCATCATCCTCGCGCTGTTCGACCGGTTGCGGGTCGCCAAGGCCGAGGGCTTCGACCACGTCCACGGCATCGTCGAAGCCACCAAGCGGGCATTTCGTGTCCGCGACCGTTTCGTTACCGATCCGCGGCGCCTCCCAACGCCACTCGACCGCTTCCTGTCGCCTGCCTTTCTCGATTCCGAGTTCAAGCAGATCGACCGTGCCAGGGCAGCGGTCTGGCCGCAGGTCTGGGGCGAGGGCGACACCATCTGGATGGGCGCCGCCGACGGCGACGGCAATGTCGTCTCCTATATTCAGTCGATCTTCTGGGAGTTCGGTTCGGGCTGTGTGCTGCCGAAGACCGGCGTGCTGATGCAGAACCGCGGCGCCAGCTTTTCGCTCGATCCCAAGGCGACCAATCCGCTGTCGCCCGGGCGCATGCCTTTCCACACCCTCAACCCCGCCCTCGCGGTGCTCAAGGATGGCCGCGTCATGGCTTATGGCACCATGGGCGGCGACGGCCAGCCGCAGACCCAGGCAATGGTGTTCTCGCGCCATGTGCTGTTCGGCCAGCCGCTCGAAGAGGCCCTCGACCGGCCGCGCTGGCTGCTCGGTCGGACCTGGGGCTCGAGCCATACCAATCTGCGCCTCGAGGGTCGCTTCGACGGTAATGTGATCGACCGCCTGTTGTCGGCGCGGCACGACGTCGAGGTGCTGCCCGAGGCCTATTCCGACACCATGGGCCATGCCGGTGCAGTGGTGCTGCATCCGTCCGGGTTGATCGAGGGCGGCCATGACCCGCGGGCCGACGGCGGCGCTGCCGGGCTCTGA
- a CDS encoding DUF1007 family protein — MILNRLCGLEKLRAGLVRLVPALLCLGVLAGAAEAHPHVWVTAESELLFAPDGALTGVRHSWTFDDMFSSYAVQGIETRTKGVFTREELAPLAQTNVESLKEFGFFTFARNVEAGRKKQKFEEPVDYYLEHRNGALTLHFTLPLKAPVKSRNLLVEVYDPTFFVDFALAKENPVKLVGAPDGCKLSIERPSDGASQAQTLGEQNFLDGANANFGANFANKIAVECP; from the coding sequence ATGATCCTGAATCGGCTTTGCGGGCTGGAAAAGCTGCGCGCAGGCTTGGTCCGGCTGGTGCCGGCGCTTCTGTGCTTGGGCGTGCTCGCCGGGGCCGCCGAAGCCCATCCCCATGTCTGGGTGACGGCGGAGAGCGAGCTGCTGTTCGCGCCCGACGGTGCGCTGACTGGCGTGCGCCACAGCTGGACCTTCGACGACATGTTCTCGAGCTATGCGGTGCAGGGCATCGAGACCAGGACCAAGGGCGTCTTCACCCGCGAGGAGCTCGCGCCGCTCGCCCAGACCAATGTCGAGTCCCTGAAGGAGTTCGGCTTCTTCACCTTCGCCCGCAACGTCGAGGCCGGGCGCAAGAAGCAGAAATTCGAGGAGCCGGTCGATTACTATCTCGAGCACAGGAACGGCGCCCTGACGCTGCACTTCACGCTGCCGCTGAAGGCGCCGGTGAAGAGCCGCAATCTCCTGGTCGAAGTTTATGACCCGACCTTCTTCGTCGACTTTGCGCTGGCCAAGGAGAATCCGGTGAAGCTGGTCGGCGCACCGGACGGCTGCAAATTGTCGATCGAGCGCCCCTCGGACGGTGCCTCCCAGGCGCAGACCCTCGGCGAGCAGAATTTCCTCGATGGCGCCAATGCCAATTTCGGCGCCAATTTTGCCAACAAGATTGCGGTGGAATGCCCATGA
- a CDS encoding nickel/cobalt transporter — translation MPMTGMITRARAAAGRGRSFPVLVLAVAAMVVVADGAFHQLLAQSPFGVGRTTPDPQVGGVVGWLLEMQSYFYRQISGAIRAAKQDGSAVVTLLAISFAYGVFHAAGPGHGKAVISSYLVANEETARRGILLAFVSALLQAVVAIAVVGVGAWLLNATAKSLCGAERVIEVASYALIALFGLRLVWVKGRGLLGAVRDARLPYGAVASPALAPDLAAVPAGAAAALIEPAAASGHDHRHRHDEGHHHHDGDDHHHLHDGHAHHPAHGEPGHIHDAHCGHSHGPMPEELSGPGGLRRGFGAILAVGLRPCSGAILVLVFALAQGLFWAGIAATLLMGLGTALTVATIAVMAVSAKGLARRLGAASSRGALMLRGLELGAAAVVLVFGVGLLLGYLATERVTCF, via the coding sequence ATGCCCATGACCGGAATGATCACGAGGGCCCGCGCCGCCGCCGGGCGCGGGCGGTCCTTTCCTGTGCTGGTCCTCGCGGTGGCGGCGATGGTGGTGGTGGCCGACGGCGCCTTTCATCAGCTCCTCGCCCAGTCGCCGTTCGGCGTCGGCCGCACCACGCCGGATCCGCAGGTCGGCGGCGTGGTCGGCTGGCTGCTCGAGATGCAGTCCTATTTCTACCGGCAGATCTCCGGTGCAATCCGCGCCGCCAAGCAGGATGGCAGCGCTGTCGTCACCCTGCTGGCGATCTCCTTCGCCTACGGCGTGTTTCACGCCGCCGGGCCCGGGCATGGCAAGGCGGTGATCTCCTCCTATCTCGTTGCCAATGAGGAGACCGCCCGGCGCGGCATCCTGCTCGCCTTCGTCTCGGCGCTGCTCCAGGCCGTCGTCGCCATCGCCGTGGTCGGCGTCGGTGCCTGGCTGCTCAACGCCACGGCGAAGAGCCTGTGCGGCGCCGAGCGGGTCATCGAAGTCGCGAGCTACGCGCTCATCGCGCTGTTCGGCCTGCGTCTCGTCTGGGTCAAGGGGCGCGGGCTGCTCGGCGCCGTGCGGGACGCGCGACTGCCTTATGGCGCGGTGGCCTCGCCCGCATTGGCACCGGATCTGGCGGCCGTGCCCGCGGGCGCCGCGGCCGCGCTGATCGAGCCGGCCGCTGCCTCCGGTCACGATCATCGCCATCGTCATGACGAGGGCCATCACCATCACGATGGTGACGATCATCACCACCTGCACGACGGGCACGCCCATCATCCGGCGCACGGCGAGCCGGGGCATATTCACGACGCGCATTGCGGCCATAGCCACGGGCCGATGCCGGAAGAACTCTCCGGGCCCGGCGGGCTGCGTCGCGGCTTCGGCGCCATTCTCGCCGTCGGCCTGCGGCCCTGCTCCGGGGCCATCCTGGTGCTGGTCTTTGCGTTGGCCCAGGGCCTGTTCTGGGCAGGGATCGCGGCGACGCTGCTGATGGGTCTGGGAACCGCGCTCACAGTGGCCACCATCGCCGTGATGGCCGTCTCGGCCAAGGGGCTGGCGCGGCGCCTGGGTGCGGCGAGTTCGCGCGGCGCGTTGATGCTGCGCGGGCTGGAACTCGGCGCGGCGGCCGTCGTGCTGGTGTTCGGTGTCGGGCTGTTGCTCGGCTATCTGGCGACCGAGCGGGTCACCTGCTTCTGA
- the hemH gene encoding ferrochelatase has translation MSTVIPFDAHRQGAAPLAERIGVLLVNLGTPDTADARGVRVYLKEFLSDLRVIENQNLAWKLVLNGIILRVRPARKALDYQKIWNTERNESPLKTISRSQAEKLAASISNRGPLLVDWAMRYGNPSIASRIDALLAQGCTRLLVVPLYPQYSASTSATVCDEVFRVLSEKRAQPTLRVTPPYYVDDFYIEALAASIENHLAGLPFKPERIVASFHGMPQSYVAKGDPYQQHCIATTAALRRRLRLDETSLMLTFQSRFGNDVWLQPYTDKTIEQLAKDGVRRIAVITPGFSADCLETLEEIAQENAEIFRHAGGEQFSAIPCLNDSDEGMTVIRNLVLRELQGWI, from the coding sequence ATGAGCACGGTCATCCCCTTCGACGCCCATCGTCAGGGCGCGGCCCCCCTCGCCGAGCGCATCGGCGTCCTCCTGGTCAATCTCGGCACGCCGGATACGGCCGACGCCCGCGGCGTGCGGGTCTATCTCAAGGAGTTCCTTTCCGATCTGCGAGTGATCGAAAACCAGAATCTGGCCTGGAAGCTGGTGCTCAACGGCATCATCTTGCGCGTGCGCCCCGCCCGCAAGGCGCTCGACTACCAGAAGATCTGGAACACCGAGCGGAACGAGTCGCCGCTCAAAACCATCTCCCGCTCCCAGGCCGAGAAGCTCGCCGCATCGATTTCGAACAGGGGCCCGCTCCTCGTCGACTGGGCGATGCGCTACGGCAATCCGTCGATCGCCTCGCGCATCGACGCGCTGCTCGCTCAGGGCTGCACCCGTCTGCTGGTGGTGCCGCTTTATCCGCAATATTCGGCGTCCACCTCGGCGACGGTCTGCGACGAGGTCTTTCGGGTGCTGTCGGAGAAGCGGGCGCAGCCGACCCTGCGGGTGACGCCGCCCTATTACGTCGACGACTTCTACATTGAAGCGCTGGCCGCCTCGATCGAAAACCACCTCGCCGGCCTGCCGTTCAAGCCGGAGCGGATCGTCGCCTCCTTCCACGGCATGCCGCAGAGCTATGTCGCCAAGGGCGATCCCTATCAGCAGCACTGCATTGCCACGACGGCGGCGTTGCGCCGCCGCCTCAGGCTCGACGAGACATCCCTGATGCTCACCTTTCAGTCGCGCTTCGGCAACGACGTCTGGCTCCAGCCTTACACCGACAAGACCATCGAGCAGCTCGCCAAGGATGGCGTGCGTCGTATCGCGGTGATCACGCCGGGCTTTTCGGCCGATTGCCTCGAGACCCTCGAGGAGATCGCGCAGGAGAATGCCGAGATCTTCCGCCATGCCGGCGGCGAGCAGTTCTCCGCCATTCCCTGCCTCAACGACAGCGATGAGGGCATGACGGTGATCCGCAATCTCGTGTTGCGCGAATTGCAGGGCTGGATCTGA
- a CDS encoding SPFH domain-containing protein, with protein MSGFDIFAIALALVVIATLFAGVKTVPQGFDWTIERFGKYTRTLRPGLNFIIPYFDRVGRKINMMEQVIDIPEQEVITKDNATVTVDGVAFFQVFDAAKASYEVANLNQAIVTLTMTNIRSVMGSMDLDQVLSHRDEINERLLRVVDAAVSPWGLKVNRIEIKDIVPPADLVEAMGRQMKAERVKRADILQAEGQRQSEILRAEGAKQAQILQAEGRREAAFRDAEARERSAEAEARATQMVSSAIASGDVAALNYFIADKYIRAFGEIAQSPNQKIVMLPIEATGILSSLAGIGEIAKATFGESAASAAAAARRGSVPAAGAPPATPPPAGRG; from the coding sequence ATGTCCGGATTTGACATTTTCGCCATCGCGCTGGCGCTCGTGGTGATCGCGACGCTGTTCGCCGGCGTCAAGACGGTGCCTCAGGGCTTCGATTGGACCATCGAGCGCTTCGGCAAATACACCCGCACCCTGCGCCCGGGCCTCAACTTCATCATCCCGTATTTCGACCGTGTCGGGCGCAAGATCAATATGATGGAGCAGGTGATCGACATCCCCGAGCAGGAGGTGATCACCAAGGATAATGCCACCGTCACCGTCGACGGCGTCGCTTTCTTCCAGGTGTTCGACGCCGCCAAGGCGAGCTACGAGGTCGCCAATCTCAACCAGGCGATCGTCACCCTGACCATGACCAATATCCGCTCGGTGATGGGCTCGATGGATCTCGATCAGGTGCTCTCCCACCGCGACGAGATCAATGAGCGGCTGCTGCGCGTGGTCGATGCCGCGGTGTCGCCCTGGGGCCTCAAGGTCAACCGCATCGAGATCAAGGATATCGTGCCGCCGGCCGACCTCGTCGAGGCGATGGGCCGGCAGATGAAGGCCGAACGCGTCAAGCGCGCCGACATCCTCCAGGCCGAGGGGCAGCGTCAGTCCGAAATCCTACGCGCCGAGGGCGCCAAGCAGGCGCAGATCCTGCAGGCGGAGGGCCGCCGCGAGGCCGCTTTTCGCGACGCCGAAGCCCGGGAGCGCTCCGCCGAGGCCGAGGCCCGGGCCACCCAGATGGTGTCGAGCGCCATCGCCAGCGGCGATGTCGCGGCGCTGAACTATTTCATCGCCGACAAATATATCCGAGCCTTCGGCGAGATCGCCCAGTCGCCCAACCAGAAGATCGTGATGCTGCCGATCGAGGCGACGGGCATCCTCTCGTCGCTGGCCGGCATCGGCGAAATCGCCAAGGCGACCTTCGGCGAGAGCGCGGCGTCGGCGGCGGCCGCCGCCCGTCGCGGCAGCGTCCCCGCCGCCGGCGCCCCGCCGGCAACCCCGCCGCCGGCCGGGCGGGGCTGA
- a CDS encoding NfeD family protein — MLTALGGWGWLIAGLVLMGLEMLAPGVFLFWLGLASFLVGLLSFLVAWSWQWQLVGFAVFALAAVPLWRRLGRPRQDATDQPYLNRRADALVGRVFTLERPIIDGAGIVRIDDTVWRVSGPDAPAGSRVRIVAADGASLKVEATA, encoded by the coding sequence ATGCTGACGGCACTCGGCGGCTGGGGCTGGCTGATCGCCGGCCTCGTCTTGATGGGGCTGGAGATGCTGGCGCCCGGCGTCTTCCTGTTCTGGCTCGGCCTCGCGTCGTTCCTCGTCGGGCTGCTCTCGTTCCTGGTGGCGTGGTCGTGGCAGTGGCAGCTCGTCGGCTTCGCGGTTTTCGCGCTCGCCGCCGTGCCGCTGTGGCGCCGGCTCGGCCGGCCGCGCCAGGATGCCACCGACCAGCCCTATCTCAACCGCCGCGCCGATGCGCTGGTCGGACGCGTCTTCACCTTGGAGCGGCCGATCATCGACGGCGCCGGCATCGTGCGGATCGACGACACGGTGTGGCGCGTGTCGGGCCCCGACGCGCCGGCGGGCAGCCGCGTGCGCATCGTTGCCGCCGATGGCGCGAGCCTGAAGGTCGAGGCGACGGCGTAG
- a CDS encoding DUF6101 family protein, translating into MRRQFGAGGTPAGSGRALRLDPHTLPVRFDARDARADGGIRQVEIDRDRITLRRAVRGMRMAINVRVDDFLGIAMREADAGWMLVLVHRDPSLSIPLVSCEDSVEIEHAAATWRDTLALPMIDEDDAQRAGPASRRRRHNVIKTRRPRILMRRRCGAALGAMRIHRDEREIIAPE; encoded by the coding sequence GTGAGGCGTCAATTCGGAGCTGGCGGGACACCCGCCGGGTCGGGCCGCGCACTGCGGCTCGACCCACACACTTTACCGGTGCGGTTCGATGCGCGCGATGCGCGTGCCGACGGCGGTATTCGCCAGGTCGAGATCGACCGCGACCGCATCACCCTGCGGCGCGCCGTGCGCGGCATGCGGATGGCGATCAATGTCCGCGTCGACGACTTTCTCGGCATCGCCATGCGCGAGGCCGATGCCGGCTGGATGCTGGTGCTGGTACATCGCGATCCTTCGCTCTCGATTCCGCTGGTGTCGTGCGAGGACAGCGTCGAGATCGAGCACGCCGCCGCGACGTGGCGGGACACATTGGCGCTGCCGATGATCGACGAGGACGACGCACAGCGCGCCGGGCCGGCGAGCCGGCGGCGGCGGCACAATGTGATCAAGACCCGCCGTCCGCGCATCCTGATGCGCCGGCGCTGCGGCGCGGCGCTCGGCGCCATGCGCATCCACCGCGACGAGCGCGAGATCATCGCGCCGGAGTAA
- a CDS encoding TldD/PmbA family protein, producing MNASSPATAAASKSPASDLFDQSALGDLAERLVEAAKRAGADAADAVAVRGMSQSVVVRDGRVEESERSEGDDVGLRVIVGRRQAVVSTNDVAAGDAAARLAERAVAMARVAPDDAFVGLADPALLARDIPALDLLDPAMPSTADLERRALEAEAAALAVTGVTKSGGASASCGIGGMVLVTSTGFHGAYLRSSQGLSTTAIAGQGTAMERDYDFTSAIHAADLEGPAVIGRRAGERAVKRLNPRKVATCKAPVLFDPRVSASLVGHLAGAVNGAAIARKTSFLKDRLGQQLFDSSIRIIDDPLRPRGVRSQPFDAEGVAVKRLALVDDGVLTSWLLDCATARELGLVTTGHAHRGVSSSPSPGSYNMHMEPGHVTPKELMADIGSGFYVTDLIGSGVNGVTGDYSRGAAGFWIENGELAYPVSEVTIAGHLIDIFKSLTPANDLVFRYGINAPTIRIEGLTIAGR from the coding sequence GTGAACGCATCTTCTCCGGCTACGGCCGCGGCTTCAAAATCCCCCGCTTCGGATCTGTTCGACCAATCCGCGCTCGGTGACCTCGCCGAGCGCCTCGTCGAGGCGGCGAAGCGTGCCGGCGCGGATGCGGCCGATGCGGTGGCGGTGCGCGGCATGTCCCAGAGCGTCGTGGTGCGCGATGGCCGCGTCGAAGAATCGGAGCGCTCCGAGGGCGACGATGTGGGCTTGCGCGTCATCGTCGGCCGCCGCCAGGCGGTGGTGTCGACGAACGATGTTGCTGCGGGCGACGCCGCGGCGCGGCTCGCCGAGCGCGCGGTCGCCATGGCGAGGGTCGCTCCCGATGATGCCTTTGTCGGCCTCGCCGATCCGGCGCTGCTGGCCCGCGACATTCCCGCCCTCGACTTGCTCGATCCGGCAATGCCTTCGACCGCCGATCTGGAGCGACGGGCGCTGGAGGCGGAGGCGGCGGCGCTCGCGGTGACCGGCGTCACCAAGTCGGGCGGAGCTTCGGCGTCCTGCGGCATCGGTGGCATGGTGCTGGTAACCTCGACCGGCTTCCACGGCGCTTATCTGCGCTCGAGCCAGGGCCTCTCGACCACGGCGATCGCCGGGCAGGGCACTGCCATGGAGCGCGATTACGATTTCACCTCGGCAATTCACGCCGCCGATCTGGAAGGCCCTGCGGTGATCGGCCGCCGCGCCGGCGAGCGGGCGGTGAAGCGGCTCAATCCGCGCAAGGTCGCGACCTGCAAGGCGCCGGTGCTGTTCGATCCCCGGGTGTCGGCCTCGCTGGTCGGTCATCTCGCCGGGGCAGTGAACGGTGCCGCCATCGCCCGCAAGACCAGCTTTCTCAAGGACCGCCTCGGTCAGCAACTGTTCGATTCCAGCATCCGCATCATCGATGATCCGCTGCGGCCGCGCGGGGTGCGCTCGCAGCCGTTCGATGCTGAAGGCGTCGCGGTCAAGCGCCTTGCCTTGGTGGATGACGGTGTGCTCACCTCCTGGTTGCTCGATTGCGCCACGGCCCGCGAGCTCGGGCTCGTCACCACCGGCCATGCCCATCGCGGCGTTTCGTCGTCGCCGTCGCCCGGCAGCTACAACATGCACATGGAACCCGGTCACGTGACGCCGAAGGAACTGATGGCCGACATCGGCTCGGGCTTCTATGTCACCGATCTGATCGGTTCGGGCGTCAACGGCGTCACCGGCGACTATAGCCGCGGCGCTGCCGGTTTCTGGATCGAGAATGGCGAGCTCGCCTATCCAGTGAGCGAGGTCACCATCGCCGGCCACCTCATCGACATCTTCAAGTCGCTCACCCCCGCGAACGACCTCGTCTTCCGCTACGGCATCAACGCGCCGACCATCCGCATCGAGGGTTTGACGATTGCCGGACGTTGA
- a CDS encoding 3'(2'),5'-bisphosphate nucleotidase CysQ, with protein MPDVDVALEGRLAEDTALLIEAVREAGALALSLFRTDVRNWIKGKSSPVSEADLAVNDLLARRLRSATPNYGWLSEESADDPARLARPRVWIVDPIDGTRSYLAGQEDWSVSVGLVEGDAPLLGAVFAPVTGELFFAARGEGARRNDAPIRAAAGARLDPGRIVGPKPLVQRLGEALEPGPLHPRIGSLALKICRAAEGRLDAAFAGGHSHDWDLAAADLIVHEAGGTMTSLSGEAVVYNRPEVKHEPLVAAGRERHARIVAHFRRSPPV; from the coding sequence TTGCCGGACGTTGACGTCGCGCTCGAGGGCCGGCTGGCCGAGGACACCGCGCTTCTGATCGAAGCCGTCCGCGAGGCGGGCGCGCTGGCGCTCAGCCTGTTCCGCACGGACGTGCGCAATTGGATCAAGGGCAAGTCCTCGCCGGTGTCGGAAGCCGACCTCGCGGTGAACGATCTGCTGGCGCGGAGGCTGCGCTCGGCGACCCCGAATTACGGCTGGCTGTCGGAAGAAAGCGCCGATGATCCGGCCCGGCTGGCACGGCCCCGGGTCTGGATCGTCGATCCGATCGACGGCACGCGGTCCTATCTCGCCGGCCAGGAGGACTGGTCGGTCAGCGTCGGCCTTGTCGAGGGCGACGCGCCGCTGCTCGGCGCCGTGTTCGCCCCGGTGACGGGAGAACTGTTCTTCGCCGCGCGCGGCGAGGGCGCCCGCCGCAACGATGCGCCGATCCGGGCCGCGGCCGGCGCCCGGCTCGACCCCGGCCGCATCGTCGGCCCCAAGCCGCTGGTCCAGCGCCTCGGCGAAGCGCTCGAACCGGGACCGCTGCATCCCCGGATCGGCTCGCTGGCGCTAAAGATCTGCCGGGCAGCCGAGGGGCGGCTGGATGCTGCTTTTGCAGGCGGGCATAGCCATGATTGGGACCTTGCGGCGGCCGATTTAATCGTGCACGAAGCGGGTGGAACCATGACCTCGCTCTCCGGCGAAGCCGTCGTCTATAACCGCCCCGAGGTAAAGCATGAGCCCTTGGTGGCGGCGGGGCGCGAACGGCACGCCCGCATCGTCGCGCATTTCAGGCGCAGCCCTCCGGTCTGA
- a CDS encoding DUF4170 domain-containing protein, which produces MSDTSQQLLHLVIGGELTSLETITFKDLDRLDIVGVFPNYASAYTAWKAKAQQTVDNAHMRYFIVHLHRLLDPTSDDKSN; this is translated from the coding sequence ATGTCCGACACCTCGCAGCAGCTGCTTCACCTCGTCATTGGCGGCGAGCTGACCAGCCTTGAAACCATCACCTTCAAGGACCTCGACAGGCTCGATATCGTCGGCGTGTTTCCGAATTATGCCAGCGCCTACACGGCCTGGAAGGCCAAGGCGCAGCAGACCGTCGACAACGCCCACATGCGCTATTTCATCGTGCATCTGCACCGCCTGCTCGATCCGACCTCGGACGACAAGTCGAACTGA
- a CDS encoding lysophospholipid acyltransferase family protein — MSLRQITRSSWFQHAAGFVASEFLRFVWLTNRFSYDPPDLYAQFEPQMPVVVAFWHGQHFMMPFLKRRHLKAKVLVSRHRDGEINAIAAERLDIGTVRGSGDHGASFHRKGGVAAFKAMLRVLEEGVNMALTADVPKVSRVAGLGVIMLARDSGRPIIPVAIATSRFKRLNNWDRSVINLPFGRGVIATGKSVRVPADADDAAMEALRVQLQDNLNEVTRRAYAIVGRADEADRAG; from the coding sequence ATGTCCCTTCGTCAGATCACCCGATCGAGCTGGTTTCAGCACGCTGCCGGTTTCGTCGCGTCCGAGTTTCTGCGCTTCGTCTGGCTGACCAACCGCTTCAGCTACGATCCGCCGGACCTCTATGCGCAGTTCGAGCCGCAGATGCCGGTGGTCGTCGCCTTCTGGCACGGTCAGCATTTCATGATGCCGTTCCTCAAGCGGCGGCATCTCAAGGCGAAGGTGCTGGTTTCGCGTCATCGCGACGGCGAGATCAACGCCATCGCCGCCGAAAGGCTGGATATCGGCACGGTGCGCGGCTCGGGCGATCACGGCGCGTCGTTCCACCGCAAGGGTGGGGTCGCGGCGTTCAAGGCCATGCTGCGGGTGCTCGAGGAGGGCGTCAACATGGCGCTGACCGCCGATGTCCCCAAGGTATCGCGTGTCGCCGGTCTCGGCGTGATTATGCTTGCACGCGATTCCGGCCGGCCCATTATACCGGTGGCGATCGCCACCAGCCGGTTCAAGCGTCTGAACAACTGGGATCGTTCGGTGATCAACCTGCCGTTCGGGCGCGGGGTGATCGCCACCGGCAAGTCGGTCAGGGTGCCGGCGGACGCCGACGACGCGGCCATGGAGGCTCTGCGCGTGCAGCTTCAGGACAACCTCAACGAGGTGACCCGGAGAGCCTATGCCATCGTCGGCCGCGCGGACGAGGCCGACCGTGCCGGTTGA